Proteins found in one Micromonospora sp. WMMD1082 genomic segment:
- a CDS encoding universal stress protein: protein MNSASGAAVVVGVDGSGSSLAAPSLAALRLAATEAAGRHRPLRVVHAFIWPLLRSPVRPATEGAAGGGLRRQAEGLVAAAVDEAGATAPGLRVTGEIVDGEATAVLLAQAPTATMIVLGDRGLGGVGALVVGSVAVQVAASADCPVLVARGAHRADGPVVVGVDGSALSRRAVEFAVRTAALRGAGVIALHAYRHPASTGPGDMQPLVYDESELRADEDRTVAESIAGLAERYPEVPITRESVRGRAARVLTEASRRAQLTVVGGGRRNELTGLLLGSVSQSLLHHSDCPVAVIPDAVG from the coding sequence GTGAACTCGGCCAGCGGCGCGGCGGTGGTGGTCGGCGTGGACGGCTCGGGATCGTCGCTCGCCGCGCCCTCGCTCGCCGCGCTCCGGCTCGCCGCCACCGAGGCGGCCGGGCGCCACCGGCCGCTGCGGGTGGTGCACGCCTTCATCTGGCCGCTGCTGCGCTCCCCCGTCAGGCCGGCCACCGAGGGCGCGGCCGGCGGCGGGCTGCGCCGGCAGGCCGAGGGGTTGGTCGCCGCCGCCGTCGACGAGGCCGGGGCGACCGCGCCGGGCCTGCGGGTCACCGGTGAGATCGTCGACGGCGAGGCCACCGCGGTGCTGCTCGCCCAGGCGCCCACCGCGACGATGATCGTGCTCGGCGATCGGGGCCTGGGCGGGGTCGGCGCACTGGTGGTCGGGTCGGTCGCGGTGCAGGTCGCCGCGTCCGCCGACTGCCCGGTGCTGGTCGCTCGCGGCGCGCACCGGGCCGACGGCCCGGTCGTGGTCGGTGTGGACGGCTCCGCGCTGTCCCGCCGTGCCGTGGAGTTCGCGGTGCGGACCGCCGCCCTACGCGGCGCCGGGGTGATCGCCCTGCACGCCTACCGGCATCCGGCCTCCACCGGCCCCGGCGACATGCAGCCACTGGTCTACGACGAGTCGGAACTGCGGGCCGACGAGGACCGGACGGTCGCCGAGTCCATCGCCGGGCTGGCCGAGCGGTACCCGGAGGTGCCGATCACCCGGGAATCGGTACGGGGTCGCGCCGCCCGGGTGCTCACCGAGGCCTCCCGCCGGGCGCAGCTGACCGTGGTCGGGGGTGGCCGGCGCAACGAGCTGACCGGCCTGCTGCTGGGGTCGGTGAGCCAGTCGCTGCTGCACCACAGCGACTGCCCCGTGGCGGTGATACCCGACGCGGTGGGCTGA